In Cystobacter fuscus DSM 2262, the genomic stretch ACCAGTAGAGGTCCTTCGCCTGTAGCAATATGCTCACTAAGGGCTCTGTATGCAGCAACATTGACGAGGCTGGTCTTGCCGACACCGTTTGCGCCTTCAAGGGTTACGAGCTTAGGGCCGTGGCGGAGAAGCTTCCTTAGCTTCAACAATTCATTCTCTCGCCCGACAAGAAGTCTACTACCTCTGTCATTAGGGAGAAGAGCAGTTGTTTGAAATGGGTTTTCCGTGAATCCCCACTCACGATATATGTCGGTCAACGCACCCTCCTAGCAATTACCCTGCGAGTGTGCCCTTGTTCTCCAGAATGTGCAATTATGGTTCCAAGGCCCTACTCGCCGCTGCGGGCCTGGCCCTGCTCGCGCTGGGTCTGGGCGCCGGGCTGCTCCTGGCGGGCAAACCCGGACATCCGCCGTCCCCCGCTCCAGTCGAGCTGTCCGACATCCGCTCCGAGGTGGATGCGCCGATCGTGACCGGCTCGGCCCCACCAGCCCCCACCTCCCTCGCCTATCCACTGCCCAAGAAGCCCTTTCGGAACCAGGCCATCACCCCCTGCAAACCCGAACTGTGGGAGGAGGAAATCAACAAGGGGTGCTGGATGGCCCTGGACCAGCGTCCCCCCTGCCTGGACGTCCAAGCTGAGTATCAGGGCACCTGCTACCTGCCCGTCGCCAAGGACCGGGGCCGTCCGCCGCAATCCGCCCGGCCTTGAGCCACTGGACCGTCGGGAAAGATCGCCCGGGAGCCTCCCACCGGCTTCGTGCTACGACGCACCCCCATGCCTCCTCCCTCTGCCCTGTTCACCGCCGTTCCCGCGGAGCTGGACTTCCCCGCGGACGAACGCCGCGTCCTCGCCTTCTGGAAGGAGCGCCGCATCTTCGAGCGGACGCTCCAGGGACGGGACAACGCTCCCGGCTTCGTCTTCTACGAGGGCCCGCCCACCGCCAACGGCCTGCCCCACAACGGCCACGTCCTCACGCGCGTCATCAAGGACCTGTTCCCCCGCTACAAGACCATGCGCGGCTACCGCGTCCCCCGCAAGGCGGGCTGGGACACGCACGGCCTGCCCGTCGAGGTGGAGGTCGAGAAGGAGCTGCGCATCCACGGCAAGGCGGAGATCGAGCGCTACGGCGTGGAGCCCTTCACCCAGCGCTGCATCGAGTCCGTCTTCCGCTACACCTCCGAGTGGGAGCGGCTCACCGAGCGCATCGGCTTCTGGGTGGACCTGCAGGACGCCTACGTCACCTACCACCGCGGTTACGTGGAGAGCGTCTGGTGGGCGCTCGCCGAGTTGCACCGCAAGGGCCTGCTCTACCGCGGCCATAAAATCGTCTGGTGGTGGCCCCAGGGCGGCACGGCGCTCAGCTCGGGCGAGGTCGGCATGGGCTACCGCACCGTGGACGACCCCAGCGCCTACGTGGCCTTCCCGCTGCGCGACGCGCCCGACACCGCGCTGCTCATCTGGACCACCACGCCCTGGACGCTGCCCTCCAACATGTACGCCGCGGTCAACCCCACCGTGGACTACGTCACCGTGGACGCGGGCGAGCGCAAGCTCATCGTCGCCGCGGCCCTGCGCGAGGAGCTGGCCAAGAAGCTCAAGAAGGATCTGCCCGTGCTCGCCACCCTCAAGGGCAGCGAGCTGGTGGGCCGGCGCTACCTGCCGCCCTACGACGTCTACGTCCAGCGCGTGGGCGACACCCTGCTCCCCCTCGCCCAGGGCGGCACCGAGGCGCCCGCCTGGCGCGTCATCGGCGCGGACTTCGTCACGCTCACCAGCGGCACGGGCATCGTGCACGTCGCGCCCGCCTTCGGCGAGGACGACTACGAGGCCTTCCGCCGCGAGCGCACCCGCTTCACCCAGCCCCTGGAGATGTTCTGCGCCATCCGTCCGGACGGCACCTTCGGCGAGGACTTCCCCTCGCTCACCGGGCGCTTCGTCAAGGACGCGGACAAGGAGATCCAGCGCGAGCTCAAGGAGCGCGGCCGGCTCGTGCTCATGGAGCAGTACCGCCACGAGTACCCCTTCTGCTGGCGCGCGGATGATGATCCGCTCATCCAGTTCGCCCGGCCCGCCTGGTACATCCGCACCACGTCCGTGAAGGACAAGGCCATCGCGAACAACCGCCAGGTCAACTGGGTCCCCGACCACATCAAGGAGGGCCGCTTCGGCGACTTCCTCGCCAACAACGTGGACTGGGCCCTCTCGCGCGAGCGCTACTGGGGCACGCCCCTGCCCCTCTGGGTCCACTCGGAGACGGGTGAGGTGGAGGCCCACGCGTCGCTCGAGTCCCTGCGCGACAAGCCCGGCAGCACGCTCGCCGCCGTGGAGGCCGAGCTCAAGGCCTTCCTCGCGAGCAAGCCCGAGTCCGCCGGCGCCGAGCACCTCATCGTCCACAAGCCGTGGATCGACAAGGTCACCTACGAGAAGCCCGGCACCCCCGGCCGCTTCGTGCGCGTGCCCGAGGTGGTGGACGTGTGGTTCGACTCCGGGTGCATGCCCTTCGCCCAGTGGGGCTACCCCCACGCGCCCGGCTCGCACGAGAAGTTCACCCGCGCCTTCCCCGCCGACTTCATCTCCGAGGCGATCGATCAGACGCGCGGCTGGTTCTACTCGCTGCTGATGATCAGCACGCTCGTCTTCGACGAGGAGACGCAGGCACGCCAGGGGATTGCTCCCGCGCGCGAGTACCCCCTGCCCTACAAGAACTGCATCGTGCTCGGCCACGTCTCCGACAAGGAGGGCAAGAAGGAGTCCAAGTCCAAGGGCAACTACACCCCGCCGGAGATCATCCTCGACGAAGTGCGCATGGACTTCGCCGTGCTCGACGACGCGCGCGCGGGCGTGCCCGGCGTGCCCGGCGAGGCGCTCATCGCCCGCGAGGACCTCGAGGGGTTGGATCTCCAGGAGGGCGCGAAGCTCCAGGTGTTCCGTCCGGACGCGCCCGACAAGGCGCTGACGCTCACCGTCAAGGTGCACAAGAAGCTCAAGCGCCGCGTGGTGCTGCTCGCCGCGAAGGACATCGCCGCCCTGGGCGTGAAGCCCCCGCCGCGCGGCGCGGAGGTGATGCCGGTGGAGGTGCCCCGGCTGCCGCCCGACGAGCGCGTGGTGCTCAAGGACCCTACCAGCCGGGCTCCCGGCGCGGACGCCTTCCGCTGGTTCTTCTTCGCCGCGAGCCCCACCTGGTCCAACACGCGCCACTCGCTGAGCAACGTGCGCATGTTGCAGAAGGACTTCCAGGTCAAGCTGCGCAACGTCTACTCGTTCTTCACCATCTACGCGAACATCGACGGCTTCTCTCCGGCGCGGGGCAACCCGGACGCCACCGAGGTGCCCTGGCGCGCCATCCAGAAGAGCACCGGCTGGCGCCCCCCCGCCCAGCGCCCGGTGTTGGATCGGTGGATCCTCTCCGAGGTGCAGCTCGCCCTGCGCGACGTCACCCGGGGCCTGGACACCTACCAGGTGTACGACGCCGCCCAGCGCATGGTGGCGCTCGTGGACGCCCTGTCCAACTGGTACCTGCGCCGCAGCCGTGACCGCTTCTGGGCGCCGGGCCTGGAGCAGGACAAGCAGGACGCGTACTTCACCCTGTACGAGGTGCTCACCACGCTCGCCGCCATGAGCGCGCCCTTCACGCCCTTCTTCGCCGAGGAGATGTGGGGCAACCTCGTGCGCCAGCCCTGGCCTGGCACCCAGCCGGAGAGCGTCCACCTGGGCCACTTCCCGGAGGCGGACGCGAGCCTCATCGACGAGGCGCTCTCCACGGAGATGGGCGCGGTGCGCGAGCTCGTGTCACTCGGCCTCAAGGTGCGCACGGACAACCGCCTCAAGGTGCGTCAGCCGCTCTCGCGCGTGGACGTGGTGCTCGCGCGCCGCGAGCTGCGCGAGCGCGTGGCCCACTACGAGCACCTGCTCACCGACGAGCTGAACGTGCACGCGGTGCGCTTCCTCGAGGCGGGCCAGGAGGCCGACGTGGTGCGCTACAAGGTCCGGCCCAACCTGCGCACCATGGGCAGCCGCCTGGGCCCCAAGCTCGCCCCGGTGCGCAAGGCCTTCGACGCCGCCGACAGCCGGCTGCTCCAGGGTGAGCTCGCCCGCGAGGGCAAGGTGGCCCTGACGGTGGGCGGCGAGGCCATGGTGTTCCCCGCCGAGGAGCTCGAGGTGCTCGTGGAGGCCAACGCGGGCTATGCCGCCGCGGGCTCGGGCGTGGGCGTGGTGGTGCTCCACACGGAGCTCACCGAGGCGCTCGTGGACGAGGGCCTGGTGCGCGAGCTGCTCGCCCGCGTGCAGGCGGCGCGCAAGGACCTGGCGCTCGGGTACACGGATCGCATCCGCCTGTGGGTGGACGGGGATGCACGCGTGCGCAAGGTGGCCCAGGAGGCGCGTGAGCTCATCTCCCGGGAGACGCTCACCGCGGAGCTGAACGTGGGCCCCGAGGGCTTCACCACCGAGGAGGAAGTGAGCCTCAACGGGCTGCCCGCGCGCGTGCGCGTCGAGCGGGCCTGAGAATTGGCTCTCGTCCCCGGGGTCGAGGGCCCTGCCCTGGCCCCGGGGGCGGGCGCACTTCAGATCTGCGCAATGCCGCCGTCGACGAAGAGCTCGATGCCGTTGACGTAGCTGCTGTCCTCCGAGGCGAGGAACACCGCCACCTTGGCGATCTCGTCGGGGTCCGCCATCCGGCCCATCGGGACGATGGCGGCGAACTGCTCGTAGA encodes the following:
- the ileS gene encoding isoleucine--tRNA ligase, with product MPPPSALFTAVPAELDFPADERRVLAFWKERRIFERTLQGRDNAPGFVFYEGPPTANGLPHNGHVLTRVIKDLFPRYKTMRGYRVPRKAGWDTHGLPVEVEVEKELRIHGKAEIERYGVEPFTQRCIESVFRYTSEWERLTERIGFWVDLQDAYVTYHRGYVESVWWALAELHRKGLLYRGHKIVWWWPQGGTALSSGEVGMGYRTVDDPSAYVAFPLRDAPDTALLIWTTTPWTLPSNMYAAVNPTVDYVTVDAGERKLIVAAALREELAKKLKKDLPVLATLKGSELVGRRYLPPYDVYVQRVGDTLLPLAQGGTEAPAWRVIGADFVTLTSGTGIVHVAPAFGEDDYEAFRRERTRFTQPLEMFCAIRPDGTFGEDFPSLTGRFVKDADKEIQRELKERGRLVLMEQYRHEYPFCWRADDDPLIQFARPAWYIRTTSVKDKAIANNRQVNWVPDHIKEGRFGDFLANNVDWALSRERYWGTPLPLWVHSETGEVEAHASLESLRDKPGSTLAAVEAELKAFLASKPESAGAEHLIVHKPWIDKVTYEKPGTPGRFVRVPEVVDVWFDSGCMPFAQWGYPHAPGSHEKFTRAFPADFISEAIDQTRGWFYSLLMISTLVFDEETQARQGIAPAREYPLPYKNCIVLGHVSDKEGKKESKSKGNYTPPEIILDEVRMDFAVLDDARAGVPGVPGEALIAREDLEGLDLQEGAKLQVFRPDAPDKALTLTVKVHKKLKRRVVLLAAKDIAALGVKPPPRGAEVMPVEVPRLPPDERVVLKDPTSRAPGADAFRWFFFAASPTWSNTRHSLSNVRMLQKDFQVKLRNVYSFFTIYANIDGFSPARGNPDATEVPWRAIQKSTGWRPPAQRPVLDRWILSEVQLALRDVTRGLDTYQVYDAAQRMVALVDALSNWYLRRSRDRFWAPGLEQDKQDAYFTLYEVLTTLAAMSAPFTPFFAEEMWGNLVRQPWPGTQPESVHLGHFPEADASLIDEALSTEMGAVRELVSLGLKVRTDNRLKVRQPLSRVDVVLARRELRERVAHYEHLLTDELNVHAVRFLEAGQEADVVRYKVRPNLRTMGSRLGPKLAPVRKAFDAADSRLLQGELAREGKVALTVGGEAMVFPAEELEVLVEANAGYAAAGSGVGVVVLHTELTEALVDEGLVRELLARVQAARKDLALGYTDRIRLWVDGDARVRKVAQEARELISRETLTAELNVGPEGFTTEEEVSLNGLPARVRVERA